One Ananas comosus cultivar F153 linkage group 1, ASM154086v1, whole genome shotgun sequence DNA window includes the following coding sequences:
- the LOC109716678 gene encoding nuclear envelope integral membrane protein 1: protein MRSSPLPLLLSLLLLLFSTSSSLSSPDEFTVDSHPSKLLLPLGRLVDPSPGSRPLACARVHIRGLSRLRNPCRFAHALRVSVDVPQGDGLFRVQSVELCFHRNASIGIGTCPASQWQKLSKSSWVQSMSPYEHRILDIRMPPDPSRTIEVSTAEEFVLFRVVFLVVGMVMMATAHTLSESVVFYYGGAMTIGIILVILMILFQGMRLLPTGRKSSLAIFMYSSAVGVTTFLLSYLSGFLRSILVEIGISEDMHYPLGIIILVCIVLAGAWFGFWGVRKLVLTEEGSVDSSVAYFVEWSIMILSAVMILQSSLDVVFAIAALGFSVLITAITRNHGKSRFLRRLVRRIIKSVQRTRLNASPPKYSHEEYLNNYDRPVYESPPWPRKYSGLTSCSSPILGLTRTPPQRRAEDNYFSTFHNTPERRKMSKEEWETFTKEQTKKAVDELVSSPDFNRWVVANANRISVTPPGTSSSAQRQRLFRWF, encoded by the exons ATGCGCTCCTctccccttccccttctcctctctctcctcctcctcctcttctccacctcctcatctctctcctcccccGACGAGTTCACAG TCGATTCCCACCCTTCCAAGCTCCTGCTCCCCCTCGGCCGCCTCGTCGACCCCTCCCCCGGCTCCCGCCCCCTCGCCTGCGCCCGCGTCCACATCCGCGGCCTCTCCCGGCTCCGCAACCCGTGCAGGTTCGCCCACGCGCTCAGGGTCTCCGTCGACGTCCCCCAAGGCGACGGCCTTTTCCGGGTCCAGAGCGTCGAGCTCTGCTTCCACCG GAACGCGTCGATTGGGATCGGGACGTGCCCGGCGTCCCAGTGGCAGAAGCTTTCGAAGAGTTCGTGGGTTCAATCCATGTCGCCTTACGAGCACAGGATTTTGGATATTCGGATGCCGCCGGATCCCTCGAGGACCATTGAGGTCTCCACTGCGGAAG AGTTTGTGCTTTTTAGGGTTGTTTTCCTGGTAGTGGGAATGGTCATGATGGCGACAGCTCACACCTTAAGTGAGTCTGTGGTGTTCTATTATGGCGGTGCAATGACAATTGGCATCATCCTGGTGATACTGATGATCCTTTTTCAG GGAATGAGGCTACTACCGACAGGTCGAAAGAGCTCTCTTGCAATATTTATGTACTCATCAGCT GTGGGTGTTACAACCTTTCTTCTCAGTTATTTGTCTGGGTTTTTGCGATCAATTCTTGTGGAGATAGGAATTAGTGAAGATATGCACTATCCT TTGGGTATAATAATTCTCGTATGCATCGTTTTGGCTGGAGCTTGGTTTGGTTTTTGGGGTGTTCGGAAGCTTGTTCTAACAGAGGAAGGATCAGTTGACTCTAGTGTGGCTTATTTTGTTGAATGGTCAATTATGATTCTTTCTGCTGTAATGATACTCCAG AGCTCTCTGGATGTGGTGTTTGCAATTGCAGCTTTGGGTTTCTCTGTCCTAATAACAGCCATAACGAGGAATCATGGAAAATCGAGATTCTTACGTCGCCTGGTCAG GCGGATTATCAAGAGTGTTCAAAGAACTCGACTTAATGCATCGCCCCCAAAATATTCTCATGAAGAATACTTGAACAATTACGACCGTCCAGTATATGAATCACCTCCTTGGCCTCGCAAATACTCTGGACTCACTTCTTGCAGTTCCCCTATTTTAG GTTTAACCAGGACGCCACCGCAAAGGCGAGCGGAGGATAACTATTTTTCCACCTTTCACAATACTCCTGAGAGGAGGAAGATGTCGAAAGAAGAATGGGAGACATTCACTAAAGAGCAGACTAAGAAGGCGGTGGATGAGCTAGTGTCTTCTCCAGATTTCAATCGGTGGGTAGTAGCTAACGCCAACAGGATATCTGTGACTCCACCTGGAACTAGCAGTAGCGCGCAGAGGCAACGGCTTTTCCGCTGGTTCTAA